One Actinomycetota bacterium genomic window carries:
- a CDS encoding phytanoyl-CoA dioxygenase family protein, producing PGSVMVFHSALVHASSPNRTQSPRRLMIYSHYPSTHVVEPDKRNRHLREAGQDHEREYSAALERGFSPSYSMT from the coding sequence CCGGGCAGCGTGATGGTGTTCCACAGCGCGCTGGTCCACGCGTCGTCGCCGAACCGGACGCAGTCACCCCGCCGGCTGATGATCTACAGCCACTACCCGTCCACACACGTGGTTGAGCCGGACAAGCGCAACCGCCACCTCAGGGAGGCCGGACAGGACCACGAGCGCGAGTACTCCGCAGCTCTGGAGCGGGGGTTCAGTCCTTCGTACTCGATGACCTAA